The genomic interval tccgcaccctgccagttgtacctctctccttttttcattctttcattttttttcattatcatcatttcattttttttttttttaatttagtgtCTACAGTGCAGAACATAACCAAGATTTGAGACAAACCAAACCTGAAGCAACCAAGAATCAAGATGACTTGAACTCTGAATGAACTTGACCATAGAATGACCTCAAGTCAAAGACAGCTTGGGCCAATTCCCCGGTTTAAGAAGCTGGGAGACCACCCCTTGGGCTGACTTTTGATCTCCTCTTCATCCCTAATTCTCTTACGTTTCAAATTCTGGTCCTGGATTCATTTGCTACATTGAATACAAAGTGCAGCAACAGATATATAATGTTTTGCACCATAAAGCGAATATGATTTTCAAAAGAGTTTCAACTGGGTCCTACCTTAGACAATGGGAAGAGCAAACAGAAAGCAACTATGCATCAACTCCTCAAAAAAGTGCTTGAATTTGTCAACCTTCTGACATGGCATTTGACACcaatttgatgatttttctcCCCCTACTTATAATCCTTCTGATGCCCAAAGCAGCAAGCACTTGCAGTGGTTAGTAGAAGAAAGTAGATAGAAATTGCAAAGGAGCAGACCTGCAAATGAAGATTTCAACTTCAGCTTCACAAACAGATGGACAAGATTTAAACAGGTCTTTAATTGGAGGGAAAGTATGACAAAACATTACTAAAAGAATAAGATAATTTTCAGACAAACAGGATACATCTCTCTGTTCAAGTTAATCAATAGCACCTCAATAGAAAGGTAGGAATCGAAACCAAACTTACATTCCAACAGGATTTCAAATATGAGTTAGTATTAGGCAATGCTCATCCTAAGACCACACAGGGACATGACTTTCATGCTTGCCAATCAGCCCAATCCTGCAAGATGTAAGCAATATTATCAggtaagaaaactcaagcaaTCTGATTATCTTCCCAAACGTGCTTGAGCGTTTTCATGCAACTCAAGCCGATTGGTGAATTTACTTCACCACTAAACAATGGCTGGGTGAAGAGTTCTACCAATCAtcagaaaaattttaaaaaatggtATAATAATGATTTGTAAGATTTCAGATATATTTTCAAGAATACTGTGGCCTATTCCCAAATCGATTTCAGTTTTTTCAAGGTAGCAAATAAGTAAATGAGAAATCCAGGAACAGTAAATGCACATCTATATTAAGCTGAAACATATAAGGCTGATTGGCAGTCAAGGAGAATGATAAGAACCTTTAGCTATGCAAGATAGTGCCATCTTTTTAAATGTCATCCGGAGCTACTTAAGGAATATTTCTTCATTTCCAAAAGAAGCAAAGTTAAAAACAAATAGTGGGAAGTACTTTAATTGCTGCTCATGCTGCTATTGCCATGGCCATTGCTAAGGATAGTAGCATATTCTAGAAAAAAGCTTGAATTAGATGTACCAACACTTAGTTGGAACCAatcctcttctttttcatctcCTCTTGAGCTACAAACATTAAGATATCACGAATTTTTCCTTgcaaaaagcaaaatagaCAAGCAAAGACTGCAGCAATGGGAAAGAATGGCACAAACTCTCTATGTATGACAATGTCCTGTTATGTCTGGTGCAGATAAAGAAACAATAGCAACTGTACCCTCTTTATAAGATATCTAGTGTTTGCTAGTACCGGTATGGCAATAAATACTTTGTTTGGTAGTACAAATGAATGTCACCGACCATAAAATGGGCTTTCCTTCTCCAAAATCATCTCTGGTAGTAATCCCTTATATTGTTCTATAAGAGACATCAGCAGATAAAAAACTCATATCACCAGAAAATCATCATCCTTCATATAATCATTATTTGGTATACTTCCAGCCTTCCTCATTTTTGCATGAAGTTCACACAGTAATGGGTAAAGAAGATTGGCATGACAACGAGACTTGGCACCAGCCACAAACACATGAACTTTATTCCCTACTTCTATCCAGCTGCAACCTGGCTGCTTCTTCAATCCCttattcttcattttcaaccttACCTTACCAGCATCCCTCCATTTTCCTCTTGAAGCATATATGTTAGACAACAACATGTGAGTGCCTACATTCTCTGGTTCTGTCTCTAAAATCTTTTCTGCAGCCAGCTTCCCTAAATTCACATCCCCATGAACATGACATCCAGCAAGAAGAGCTTCCCAAATAGATGCTGATGGTTTAGTGCCAAGCCGCATAATGAATTCAAAGGCTTCCTTGAGCTTCCCTGCTCGACTGCATAGGTCAACCAAGCATGCATAGTGGTCCTCCTTGACCTGAATGGACTTGTCTCTCACAAGCTCATCAAAGTACCTTAACCCATCCTCCACCATACCAGAATGGCTGCATGCAGAAAGCAAAGCCACATATGTAGCACCATTAGGTTTAAAACCAAAACCAGACATTTTTTTGAACAAGCTGATAGCCTCCCCACCACACCCATGGTGTGCATAAGCTGCAATCATACCATTCCACGAAACCACATCCCTCTGGCTTATTAAGCCATCATCAAACATCCTCCTAGCAGCattcaattccccacattttgAGTACATATTAATAATTGCAGATACAACAATTTCACTACACTGATAAATTGTTTTAGCTAATGTCTGATGAACCTGCTGTCCTTCAAAGAGACCAGCTAAGTCACTACATGCActcaaaacactcacaaaaGTTCCCTCATTGGGCTTTACCCCGTCCTCTGCCatcatttttgagaaaatctTCAATGCTTCCTCACTTTGCTCATCTTGTACATATCCTGTAATCATAGTAGTCCAAGAAACGACATTCTTACGTGGCACCTTATCAAACAATTTCTCAGCCCTCTTCAACTCCCCATTCTGAATAAACCCTGTGATCATAGCATTCCAGGAAGACAAATTCCTCTCTGGCATCCTCTCAAACAACTCAAAAGCCTCATCCAACTTCATATTCTGAGAATACCCAGTGATCATTGCATTCCACGACACCACATTCCTCTCAGGCATCCTATCAAAAACCCTCCTAGCCTCATCAATCTTCCCATTCTTCGCCAACCCAGCAACCATCGCTGTCCACGAAATAACATCCCTTTTAGGCATCCTATCAAACAATCCCCTTGCATCCTCAACCCTTCCACATTGTGCCAATGCAGTTAACATCGTATTCCATGACACCACGTTTCTCTCAGGCATTTCCTGGAACAATTCAAAAGCCTTACCAACCATCCCATTTTGCACATATCCATCAACCATAGTATTCCAAGATACAACATTTTTAACCGGCATTTCGTCAAACAACCTCTTGGCTTCTAAAATTCGATTTGACCTCATATAACCACTTAGCATCGCAGTCCACGTTACCACATTCTTCTTTGAATCAACTCTATCGAACAGTCTCCTTGCTTCCTCAATCAAGCCAAGCTTGATATACCCAGAAATCAGTGCAGTCCAAGTTATTACATCTTTATCTCTATCAGGCATTTGATCGAACAGTTTCCGTACTTGGCTGATTTTACCTTCTGTGCTAAGCTTGGTGATGAGCCAATTGGATTGTGCCACGCTTGAATTGGCGCTGTAATCGATACTAGGTATGGTAGTTTTGGATTTGACAGAATGGAGAGCATTTAAGCTTAGTAGAAtggttaatttattaaaataacgGAATGAAATTGATGCTCGAGGAATGACCAACATCTCCCTAAAACCGATGGAATTGGATATTAACTGTTAATAACTGATTTCTGTTTCTGAGACAAAAGATTATGAATGTTAATCATCGACAAGCATAGCCAACGCCCCTTTTTGCATATCACATCAACATTCAAACATCAAATAGTTTAAGCCTTTAgcatatgtgtatatatatatatatatatatatatatatatatactgtaGCAAAATTTCATAGTAAAATTTGCTGTTACAGAATTTTACCAAGTCAAGTTTGACAAAACTTCATATAGATAAAACTAACACAATAACTTGCTCCCTCAACCTTCCAATAACGTTTATTGTACACAAATTTGATAACATTTCCATTCAATTCCGATGATGACCAAGTTACCATATTTAGCTCCTCTccagaaaattttaatttgctttCTAACACTGCAATTCCAATCCAAAGTAAAGAGTTGACGATAGGATGGTGGGTTCAGAGCTGTATAAAGTTTAGGCACAAGGACACagaaaacaaagcaaattTATGCTCAGTTTGCTGAAGTTGAAAAGTTTCTAAATACCAATAGAGTTGATTTTATTGAGTATcatcaccatttctcaagatGGCATCCTTGGATGTCTGCGAATGGCATTTTCACAGTGCATTACATAACTAAAACTTCATAGAAAGTTTAAAGCGGAGTTTCACATGAATACTGTTACATGTATATAGATACAGTTGCATGAGATAAAGCAAAGCAAACGTATTGGTAGTTGGATTATTCTTATTACAAATTGACATAATACTGTCATTATCAATGCACagttgtataaaattactataaTTAGTGATGTTAGGATGAAGTAGCACCAAAACTCATCTAAGGTATGAGGCGGGGCCTTCCATCAATGCCACTCAAACCGACCACGGcaatatttttgaagaaaacttGTCTTTCTGTACAATGTATGGTATGGTGTTCACACCTCCAGTAGTcctatcaaagaaaaagaccaAACCATGTAGCTTTCTGCTACAGCTGGACTAACAttatcaaactcaaattataaaaCCAATAAACAAGATTGCAAGCCACCGCAaccaatcaaattaaatatgatttcGCCCTTTGGATCATGTTCCTTGTACAACTCACCGTTCCCTAGAGAACTCTTTAATTCTTCCTTTAGGTTTGTCCTGCAAAGATATAAATAACAATGTTACTTTTTTCAGTAAGATAGCTGTATAACTTGAAGCAAATACAAATCTTTCTACCACTATCATAAACAATTAATGAAAGCAACATTTAGGACACCAGAACATGTTaaacaaattgaaaataagtttagCACCCCAACTTGCATCACCACAACAGGAGTACTTAACATACAAATTTGATTTACAAGGAATCATCTCCATTAAAGTTGGTTTCTACCAACGGCTAAGTAATAAATGTTTTATCTGTTCAGCTTGGCATAGCTGCAACAAAGTTCCAAGTCACATTTGCGTATCAAAACTCTAAAAGGTGCTAATTGTGGGAAGAAGCATGGACAGGAAGAAGGAAATGGAAAACTATGCATGCAAACATAAGTTAAACAACATAAGTACAGCACTGCACATGGACAAGagtaataaaaatttctagTAACCATATATGGTCATATTGGCTGCAATTGGAAATCCTGCATTACCAAACACTACATTTTCATAGTATTTTTGCATTAAAATAAGGTATtcccaaaatatttcaataatcatGATAATATCAATTTACGTAatgcaaataaattaataatcatcGAAGGTTAATTTTCCCAAATTACCCTTTTAAAGGAATCAATTTGCGACTTTTAATAGATAAGGTGACTTGTACTAAATATTTCCAATAAAGTGCGGCAATTTtgtcataaaaatattaaactcaTCTCACCTCATTGCAACTCTTAGAATCTTACCTCCTAATGAGGTAAAGAGATTAACAGTAAAACGGACAAGAAATTTCCACCATTGAGATCACCACTAATCTTCCAAAAACTCTCAAGTTGAACAAACTTAGAAGTTTGTTGGATCTGCTAGGAAGTCTGTTAACCCAGCTTTCTCCATAGACGATTTCAAAATCCTCACAGGTGGTTTGATCTCTTTTGTCCTATAAAACAACAATTTATTTGTGTACTTGATGCCCTATTCATATAAGTGATCAACTGCTCGTCTTGTTTATTACAAATTTATTAGCTATCATGAAGCAAGATGCCATAACAAAAGTCTTTCCCTcgtaatttctttctttgaaaCTATAATTTACATGAATATCCTTATAAGCCTTTGCCTCCTTCCTGACATGCTCATTCATATCTCCCCCTAAGAAAATCCTTTCTTCTTGAGAAATCTTATAGATCAACAAATCCAAGTCTTTCCAAAACTTTATCTTGAATTGCTTATTCAATCCCACCTGGAGGTGCATATACAATAACAATATTAAGGTCATTTCTCCCCTTTAAATTAGATACACATGCTACTATTCCCATATCTTTTAACATCTACAAGACCATTCTTCAGGATCTTATTCATGATAATAACTGCATTATTACTTGTTTTATCCATACCTGATTACCAAATTAAAAACCCCAAGTCTTCAAGTTCCTTTGGCCTTTCTCCTTCCCAGTTAAATTCTTTGAATGCATACAATGTTAATCCTTCTCCAAATTATACTTCCACCTTTGCTGATTTACCTATTAAGTTTTTGATGTTCCATGTCACACAATGTAGCTTATTCTCTTGGACTAACTTTTTAATGTACATCTGTCCATGAATATGTGGGAACCCTTACTCATTTTGCATTACATCCAAAGAGGAGTCACATAGTTCAAATCTTAACCCCCTCCtcccagaaaaaaaaaaaaaaaaaaaaaaaaaaaaaactaaggaAAAAGTTGAATAGCCATCACTcagattcaaataaatttatccTAAGAAGGACATCACAACACCCACAACAAGCTCAGAAAAACATATGAAAGTGATCCATCAATTAAGGAAGAATAAACCAGACCAGGCAGGTAGCACTAAACTCATCTAGATTACTCTGCAAGGAATTTCCAAAGTTGGCTCTATAACAATACCAAGCAGTTGCTGCTCCCCTATCCAATTCTCTTTACATTACTAACAGAAATTCATGTATCCAGAGATTCTAGGGGGGGGAAAATAATGAGGAGCAATATTTGGCAATGAGAGGGGTAAGGAGCATTATTGACCTACAGTTCAGCAGAGttaaacaaaatttgataATGGCAATGATGATATACTCTCCATACttgcaaattaaattataagatGCATGTGAGCGCCTATGTATCAAGTCTTGGCCAAAAAGTACCAGTGTAGTCAATGTCACATGCTATTAGACGGTAACATAGTGAACAGTTAACATAGTCACCTATATAAAACTCTAACGCCCTTAGAACCGAGCTTAAGCACATCTATCTTTTCCCATACAACTTTAGTCAAATTCATCAACTTAGACTTAAAGGGACTAAAATCACATCACAACCTTCAATCTATAgttcttgaaaaaaaataaacatttaattgCATCAAAAACCTTAGTTCAAGCATGTGAACTCCAATTCCAATGTTTTCTCAGGCACTTGGTCACAATATTGTTTAACCTTGATAAAATGAAGAATTCCTAACAAGCTGCACAGGtattatttcatatttaatagattac from Theobroma cacao cultivar B97-61/B2 chromosome 5, Criollo_cocoa_genome_V2, whole genome shotgun sequence carries:
- the LOC18598798 gene encoding pentatricopeptide repeat-containing protein At2g35030, mitochondrial; translated protein: MLVIPRASISFRYFNKLTILLSLNALHSVKSKTTIPSIDYSANSSVAQSNWLITKLSTEGKISQVRKLFDQMPDRDKDVITWTALISGYIKLGLIEEARRLFDRVDSKKNVVTWTAMLSGYMRSNRILEAKRLFDEMPVKNVVSWNTMVDGYVQNGMVGKAFELFQEMPERNVVSWNTMLTALAQCGRVEDARGLFDRMPKRDVISWTAMVAGLAKNGKIDEARRVFDRMPERNVVSWNAMITGYSQNMKLDEAFELFERMPERNLSSWNAMITGFIQNGELKRAEKLFDKVPRKNVVSWTTMITGYVQDEQSEEALKIFSKMMAEDGVKPNEGTFVSVLSACSDLAGLFEGQQVHQTLAKTIYQCSEIVVSAIINMYSKCGELNAARRMFDDGLISQRDVVSWNGMIAAYAHHGCGGEAISLFKKMSGFGFKPNGATYVALLSACSHSGMVEDGLRYFDELVRDKSIQVKEDHYACLVDLCSRAGKLKEAFEFIMRLGTKPSASIWEALLAGCHVHGDVNLGKLAAEKILETEPENVGTHMLLSNIYASRGKWRDAGKVRLKMKNKGLKKQPGCSWIEVGNKVHVFVAGAKSRCHANLLYPLLCELHAKMRKAGSIPNNDYMKDDDFLVI